AGATCCTTCTGGGGCCCCGAGGCCACCGGCGCGAGAGCGGCCTTCGCCTCTTCGCCGAACTGGCGGGCCTGGGCGAAGGCGTAGTCGACGCCGCCGCAGTCGGTGACGAACTGCCGCACCTCGGGCCAGCTCGCGGCGCGGCTGGCGGCATCGCGGGCATCGGCCAGCTCGCCGATGCGGGCGCGGGCGGCGGAGTCGGCGTTGCGCCAGGCGGCGATCAGCGGCAGGGTGATGCGCCCCTCCTCCCAGTCCTGGCCCGTGGGCTTGCCCAGGCGCCGCTCGTCGCCGAGGTAGTCGAAGATGTCGTCGGTGATCTGGAACACGAGGCCCGTCTTGTTGCCGAAGATCCCGAACGCCTCCTGCTGGTCGCGCAGGCGCGGGTTGAACGAGGCCCCGATGCGGCAGCTGTTCTCGATGAGCGACGCCGTCTTCTGGTAGATGATCTGCAGGTAGCGGTCCTCGGAGATGTCCATGTCGTAGCGGTGCTCGAGCTGGAGCATCTCGGCCTCGCTCATCAGCACGGTGGTGCGCGCCAGCAGCTCGACGGCCTCGGACTGGCCCGCGAGGCACAGGTTGTGCAGCGCCTTGCTGTAGAGGTAGTCGCCCATGATCAGCGCCGCGCTCTGGCCGTACTTCTCGTTCACCGAGGGCAGCCCGCGGCGGGTGACGGCCTCGTCGATGAAGTCGTCGTGGACCAGCGTGGCCGTGTGCACCAGCTCGACGCTCGCCGCCGCGGCGATGGCCGCGGGCGGGAAGTCGGCCGAATCGTCGTCCTGGGCCGCCAGGAGCAGCAGCGTCGGCCGGAAGCGCTTGCTCTTGCCCTGCCGGATGTGGTCGCAGATCTCGATGGTCAGGGGGCTGTCGCCGTCGGTGATGCGGCGGAACTCGGCGTCGACCAACTCGAGGGCGGGCCCGATCTTCTTCTGCAGCGTGATCAGCTTGATGCGTTCGCGGTCCACGAGTCCCATGCAACCCCACTCTCGACGGTCGGCAGGCGGTCGGGTGCCCTCCGGCGGGCCGTGGAGCTCCCCCGGGGCGAATTCTACAAATATTCCCCAATTTTCCGGCATGTCAACGTCGATTCCGGGCCCCGGGGGTCCCGGATCGGCCGCCTGCGGGCGCGGGCGCGGAAGGTCAGTCTCCGTCGCCCGTCGAGTCCGCGTCGGGCCCGTCGCCGTCCGGCAGATGCCGGTGGCGGGTCACGGCCAGCGAGACGAGCACCGAGCCGAGGTAGAGCACGAGCACCGGCCCGGCCATCATGACCTGGCTGATGACATCGGGCGGGGTCAGCACGGCGGCCAGGGTGGCGATGATGACCACCGCGAAGCGCCATGTCCGCAACAGCATGCGCGGATTCACGACCCCCAGCCAGGAGAGGACGAAGACCAGCAGGGGCAGCTCGAACACGATGCCGAAAGCGAGGCACAGCCGGGAGACGAACCCGAAATAGGGCCCCACGCCGATCAGGGGCGCCAGGGCGTCGGTCCCGAAACTGAGCATGAAGGTGACCACCTGGGGCACCACGACCAGGTAGGCGAAACCCACGCCCAGGTAGAAGAGGGCCGTGGTGGCGATCAGCAGGGGCGTGACCACGCGCCGCTCCTGCCGGTACAGCCCCGGCAGCACGAACCCGTAGAAGCGGAAGAAGATGAACGGCGCCACGGTGAAGAGGCCGCAGGCGGCGGCGATCTTCAGGCGGGTCAGGAAGGCCTCGTTGGGGGCCGTGAAGTAGACCCCTTCCTCCGCGATGGGCGCGATGAGCAGGTCGAGCAGGCGCTCGGACCAGAACCAGCACAGGATGGTCGCCAGGAGCGCCGCCACCGAGCAGTGGATCAGCACCCGGCGCAGCTCGTCGAGGTGGTCGAGCAGGCCCATGCGGGCCTCGTCTTCCGGACCGTCGTCCGCCTCGTCGTCATCCGGAACGTCATCCGGAACGTCATCCGGAGCGTCATCCGGATCGTCGACCGGCGGGAAGCGCGGCGGGTCGCCGCCGTCCCCGACAGACGCCGCGGGCAGCGGCGGGAACTCGTCGGCGGCCGGATGATCGGGCGCCGGACGCAGCTCGTCGAAGCCGAGCTGGTCGCGCGGTCCGGCGGGGCGGGCGTCGTCGTCCCGGGGCGCCTGGTCGCGCGGATCGTCTGCCCCGGGGCCGCTCACTCGGGCTCCTCCTCGGCCCCCATGTCCTGGAGCAGGTCGAAGAACTCGGACACCGACTGGAAGCTGCGGTACACCGAGGCGAAGCGGATGTAGGCCACCTCGTCCACGTTGCGCAGCTCCTCGAGCACGTAGCGCCCGATCACCTCGCTCGGCACCTGGCGCCGACCGCTGCCGGCCAGCTTGCGCTCGACCAGGTCGACGATCATCTCGATCTCCTCGAGGGAGACCGGCCGCTTCTCACAGGCCTTGGTGACACCGGTGATGACCTTGGCCCGGTTGTAGGCCACCGTGTGGCCGCTGCGCTTGGCCACCAGGACCGGACGCGTCTCGATGCCCTCGTAGGTGGTGTAGCGTTCGCCGCAGGCCCCGCATTCGCGGCGCCGGCGCACGGCCCGGCCGTCGCGCACGGCGCGGCTGTCGACCACCTTGTCGTCCTCGTTGCCGCAGTTGGGGCACTTCACATCGACACCTCCGGGCGCCGCTCGGCTACATGCCCGGGTAGAGGGGGAACTCGCGACAGAGGTCGGCGCTCTCGGCGCGCAGGGCGTCCAGGGCGGCCTGGTCCGCGCGGGCGGCGACGGCGCGGTCGATGATCGACGCGATGCGCTGCATCTCGGCCACGCCCATTCCGCGCGTCGTCAGGGCCGGGGTGCCCAGCCGGATGCCGCTCGTCACGAACGGGCTCTCCTGGTCGAAGGGCACGGTGTTCTTGTTGCAGGTGATGCCCACGTGCTCGAGCAGCTCCTCCATGGCCTTGCCGGTCAGGCCCTTGTTGCTCACGTTCACCAGCAGCAGGTGGTTGTCGGTGCCGCCGCTGACGAGGTGGAAGCCGCGCTCCTTCAGGGCATCACCGAGGGCCGCCGCGTTGGCCACCATGGCCTGGGCGTAGTCCCTGAAGCCGTCCTGCATGCACTCGTGGAAGCACACGGCCTTGGCCGCGATGACGTGCATCAGCGGCCCGCCCTGCACGCCGGGGAAGTTCATCTTGTTGATGTTCTTGAAGCGCTCGGCGGTGCTCAGGATGAGGCCGCCCCGCGGGCCGCGCAGGGTCTTGTGGGTGGTGCTGGTGACCACGTCGCAGTGGGGCACCGGGCTGGGGTGCACGCCGCCGGCGACGA
This DNA window, taken from bacterium, encodes the following:
- a CDS encoding polyprenyl synthetase family protein, translated to MGLVDRERIKLITLQKKIGPALELVDAEFRRITDGDSPLTIEICDHIRQGKSKRFRPTLLLLAAQDDDSADFPPAAIAAAASVELVHTATLVHDDFIDEAVTRRGLPSVNEKYGQSAALIMGDYLYSKALHNLCLAGQSEAVELLARTTVLMSEAEMLQLEHRYDMDISEDRYLQIIYQKTASLIENSCRIGASFNPRLRDQQEAFGIFGNKTGLVFQITDDIFDYLGDERRLGKPTGQDWEEGRITLPLIAAWRNADSAARARIGELADARDAASRAASWPEVRQFVTDCGGVDYAFAQARQFGEEAKAALAPVASGPQKDLLAVAVEYVINRLN
- the tatC gene encoding twin-arginine translocase subunit TatC; the encoded protein is MSGPGADDPRDQAPRDDDARPAGPRDQLGFDELRPAPDHPAADEFPPLPAASVGDGGDPPRFPPVDDPDDAPDDVPDDVPDDDEADDGPEDEARMGLLDHLDELRRVLIHCSVAALLATILCWFWSERLLDLLIAPIAEEGVYFTAPNEAFLTRLKIAAACGLFTVAPFIFFRFYGFVLPGLYRQERRVVTPLLIATTALFYLGVGFAYLVVVPQVVTFMLSFGTDALAPLIGVGPYFGFVSRLCLAFGIVFELPLLVFVLSWLGVVNPRMLLRTWRFAVVIIATLAAVLTPPDVISQVMMAGPVLVLYLGSVLVSLAVTRHRHLPDGDGPDADSTGDGD
- the nrdR gene encoding transcriptional repressor NrdR, encoding MKCPNCGNEDDKVVDSRAVRDGRAVRRRRECGACGERYTTYEGIETRPVLVAKRSGHTVAYNRAKVITGVTKACEKRPVSLEEIEMIVDLVERKLAGSGRRQVPSEVIGRYVLEELRNVDEVAYIRFASVYRSFQSVSEFFDLLQDMGAEEEPE
- a CDS encoding serine hydroxymethyltransferase gives rise to the protein MYDQVRNTDPEIAAILDAELGRQRGQLEMIASENFTSRAVMETMGSTLTNKYAEGYPGKRYYGGCVHVDEAETLAKQRATALFGAERANVQPHSGSTANMTAYLGFLEPGDRILGLSLSHGGHLTHGHPVNFSGLLFEAHHYEVSQATETIDYDRLREQARQVRPKMLVGGASAYPRFWDFAKLREIADEVEAILLFDMAHVAGLVAGGVHPSPVPHCDVVTSTTHKTLRGPRGGLILSTAERFKNINKMNFPGVQGGPLMHVIAAKAVCFHECMQDGFRDYAQAMVANAAALGDALKERGFHLVSGGTDNHLLLVNVSNKGLTGKAMEELLEHVGITCNKNTVPFDQESPFVTSGIRLGTPALTTRGMGVAEMQRIASIIDRAVAARADQAALDALRAESADLCREFPLYPGM